From Mobula hypostoma chromosome 3, sMobHyp1.1, whole genome shotgun sequence:
tTGACATTCCCTCCGTATCAGGGATAAAGACAAATGGAAGTAGAGCTGGAAGAGAAAGGATTCTAGAAGTAACTTTATTAGTGATTACCAATGAGTATTGGAATTTCTACACAGTGTGATACATTGCATAACCTCTGCAAACGCATATACAATTGTCATTTGACATTTCATCATTGCCTTCTCTTTAGGACTCATGAATCGTGATTTTGAGGGGATTTCAAATAGTGTCGCCAACAAAATCACCCATTATAATGGGACAGGGTCAGCAATGAGTATTGCGGCAAATAGGATTTCTTTTGCTTTCAACCTTACTGGACCATCACTGGCTATTGATACAGCATGTTCTTCATCGCTTGTTGCTTTGCATTATGCTGCTCAGGCTATCAAGCAAGGTACAAGGATTTTTTTTATTCAGTTACTTTTACTCTTGTTACTATAATGCATGAAATAAATTTCATTGTTCATACTGTAGCTTCACTGACCTCCATCTGAAGAAAGTTGAATGGAGTCTTACGAAACTGCTTCAGTCAATTGTctccaggccattgtctcccacaccatcagcaAGCTTATTAGCTCTGGGAATCTCCCATCTATTGCCACAAACCTCAAGTCGCTTTGCACCttagctttttgtattttctctccatttagagatggaaagggacttgggagtccctgaaggttaatttgcagattgagtctgtggtgaggaaggcaaatgcaatgttagcattcatttcaagaggactaggatataaatgcatggatgtaatgttgacctttataaagcactggtggggccttacttagagtattgtgagcaggtctgggccccatatcttagaaaggatatgctgtaactggggagggttcaaaggagattcgcaaaaaagattccaggatggcttgtcatatgaagagtgcttgatgtctctgggcttgtattcactagaattcagaagaatgagggttgacctcattggaacctattgaatggtgtaaGGTCCTGAttgaatggacatggagagggtatttcctatgttgggagagtCGCTAATGCATGAACTAAATTTGATTGTTCAAACTGTAGCTTCACTTAGTTCCATCTGAAGAAAGTTGAATGGAGTCTTATGAAACTGCTTCAGTCAATTGACACCTCACGTTTAGATACTCCTGTTATAATTCCTGGCCTGCTTTTCTACACTGCTAATTATTCACTATTAGTAACTTAGCAAGGAAATGGTGGGAAAGGAGCAACACCACATGGATCCTTTTTTCTAAGAATGAGATACTTCAGAGGAATATGTTGTACTCTGAAATATAATTAGTTAGCTTAGCAAATCTCTGATCTTTAGTTGTAATTTAATGCCACACAAGAAAGTAACAAAACTGAGCCACAACATTCTATCTTCCTTCCAGCTACATCTAgagcttagaacatagaacagtacagcatagcacagcacaggaacaggccctacaATAGTGTGTCAAACCAGCGAAAATGTAAATCAAAACCCCCCCAAAAATTAATATCTCCTACCTcaacaatgcccatatccctcaatCTTTCTCATTTACACATGCCTGTCTAAAACATCTGCTAAAAGCctcgaatgtatttgcctctgcagctgtaccaggcagtgcattcaggcatccactgctctctgagtaaaaaccttgcCACACACATCCCCATTCAgcctaccccttctcaccttcagtGCAAGCCATCTGACATTAGACACGTCAATACCAGGAAACACATACTCCCTGTCTACtatatctatgcttctcataatcttataaaacctcaccctctggcactccagagcaaacaaccaggcagcatcccagttaacctcttctgcaacccctccaaagcttcaacatccttcctacagtcaaccagaactgtacgcaatacacCAGATGTGGATTAATGAGAGTTATacttgcaacataacctcttggcttttgaactcaatgtctcaactgataaaagcaagcattccattagTCTTCTTGAcccaccctgtccacctgtgttgccactttcaaggaggtatgaacttggatcccatgatctctctgctcagcaacactgttaagggtctgaACTGTttcaacaattttttttgtatCACGAATTATTTTATTCAAACCTTTCCTTGTACATTTGTATTCACATAGACTCTGATTCCCACTTGTGTCCCTCAGGTGATTGTGAGATGGCAGTTTGCGGGGGTGTGAGCTGTATTATTGAGCCAAGAGTCAATGTAGCACTCAGCAAAGCAAAAATGATATCTCCAGATGGAATGAGCAAACCATTTTCCAACAAAGCCAATGGATACGGAAGAGGCGAAGGTTGTGGCATTTTGCTGTTAAAGCCTCTAGCAAAGGTAACACATTTTATCAGATTCTTTTTATGTCGACAAAGTGTATTTAAATATTGGTGCTTATTGGAAAACCATTCTTTTAATATTAACATACTCATTAACCCTACCAACAGGCTCAGAAGGACCACGACCATATTTGGGGTGTAATAGTCCGTAGTGCAATCAATCAGGATGGCAGAACAGTCACACCTATCACCAGACCCTCCCAAAAGCAGCAAGAAGAATTACTGAGGAGCATTTACCCCAGAAGTGTTGACCCTTCACAGATTCAGTACATGGAGGCTCATGGAACCGGAACACCAGCTGGTGATCCGACTGAAGCAGCCAGCATATCAAGTGTGATTGCACAATCCAGACATACAGATTTTCCTCCACTTACAATGGGGTCAGTCAAAGGAAACATTGGTCACACTGAATCAGCTGCAGGAGCTGCAGGTTTAATTAAAGTTCTCCTCATGATGCATCATGGAAAAATTGTACCATCACTCCACTACTCCAAGGAGAATTCCAGCATCAATGCAAAAGCTTTGAACCTACAGATTCCAACCACTGTGATGAACTGGGAAGGAaatggggagaaagggaagatggcAGGGATCAACTCATTTGGATTTGGAGGGACAAATGCTCATGTAGTTGTCAGGCATTTCGAGCAAGATTCTGGTCAAAACTCTGTACAAAAACCACTTGAAATATTTGTGCTTTCCGCTGTCTCCCAGAATTCAGTTAGAATGATGATAAAGGATACAAGTAACCAAATAAGGGAAAGTGAAGACATAATTCTTCACAACCTGGCGTACACATCTGCATGTAGGAGAAGCCATAAGAATTACAGATACAGGAAAGCATTTATTGCTCCTTCCCTTGACCATCTCCAACAGCAGCTTAGATCAGCTGTAGATAGTGAAGTGGCTCAGACCAAAGCTGATGTTAAATTGATATTTGTGTTTTGTGGCAATGGTGTTTTATATCAAGGTATGTGCAAACAACTTCTACAAATAGAACCAAGGTTCAGGGCACAGATCAATGAGATAGACAGGATAATCCAACAATACACAGACATCGACTTAATGGAGTTAATAGAGAATGACTGCGATGACTTCACAAAACCAGACATAGCACAGCCGATACTTTTTGGCATCCAAGTTGCTATAGTGACTCTTCTGAAGTTTTGGGGAATTGAGCCTGACATTATCATTGGACACTCAGTTGGAGAAGTAGCTGCAGTATATTGTGCTGGAATACTTTCATTACAAGATGCTGTAAAGGTGCTTTACCACAGAAGTGCTTTACAATCAACAGTAACAGGAGGGAAAATGTTGGTGGTTAGTAATTTGCCTGTGAAGAAAGTGTCAGATAAGCTTGATTCTTATTCAGGAAGACTCTGCATTGCTGCATTCAATAGTCCCTCATCATGCACAGTGTCAGGAGATGCCGATGCAATAGACAGATTGTATACagatttgcacagttcatttggTGACAAAAATGTATTCCTTCACCTTCTGGATGTCCCTGCAGCATATCACAGTCATTTGATGGAACCAATTTTAAACCAAGTGGAAGAGAGTATCACCAATTTACAGAAACATGAAACGAAAGTTAAAGTAATTTCTACTGTTACTGGAAAGTTGGTTGCAGGAAATGACTGTGTGACAGGAAAGTATTGGTCCAGAAATATAGAAAAACCTGTTCTTTTTGAACAAGCCATTAGAGCTGCTGTTGCAGAGGTAAATGATGCTGTGTTTATCGAAATAGGACCTAGAAGGGCCTTACAAAGATACATTAAAGAAATTGTAGGAAATGGGGCTCAGGTTTTCCCTGCACTGCAGCCACAAAGAGATTATGAAACCCTGCTTTCAGTTTTGTCAGGGCTTTTCCAAATGGGATACAATCCTAATTGGCAAAATATCTTTGAGGAATGTGAGATAGTTCCAACATTGTATCCATGTTATAAGTTTGATCGTACTAAGCTTAGCATTGATTTTGAAGATTTCAGGCATGGTGACAAAAATGTGTCATCTATAACTCATCCTCTTCTCAGTAGTTCAAGCAGAGATGGCAAGGAGTACAGCTACAACCTCACACTAACAAAAGCACCGTACCTGTTGGAGCACAAAAACAATGGAGTGCCAATATTACCTGGCTCCATGCACGTTGAGCTTGCATTAGCATCGACCTTGGAAAGTATTAAGCCAAAGATACCCCTCAGGTTGTGCCAATTGAGTATTTCTTTCTTGAAACCCTATATTGTGCAACCAAACTCAACAGAGCTCAAAGTCCAACTTAACAGGAAAGACAAAGTGACTGAATTTACTGTTATGGCATCAGCTGTTTCTTACGCAAAAGGAGAAGTTCAACAAAACATGGAGTACATGGTTGAAGAAAATATTCTTTCAGTTGACCACATTTTGCAAAGAGACAATGTTAGAATAAGGGCAGAAAATATCTATGATAATATCTCGAATTTAGGCTTCCAATATAGTTCAGTCTTCAGAAACCTTGGAGATGTGTTCTGCTCAGATGAACTACAGGAAGCTATAACATATGTTACGGTACCAGATGAACTTGTTCCACAGATGCACGAGTTATGCATTCATCCAGTTATTTTAGATTACTACATGCAAATGGCTGCTATTCTGGCAATGAAAATGTCAAACCTGAGAGCAGGGTTCCCAACTTCCATTGGCAGTTTGGTAGTATGTCAACCAATGCAACAGGAAATGATAATATACATGAGAACCTGTAAAAGTGCTGCAGAATTTTTTGAAGTTTCTGGGGCATTTACAGATAGAAAGGGCACAGTAATTGCTGAATTAAAAAATGTCAGAATTACGTTCCTTGGGCAAGGCAATTCCACCGTTTTTAATAACA
This genomic window contains:
- the LOC134343637 gene encoding uncharacterized protein LOC134343637, with amino-acid sequence MLKMENNGEDIAIVGIGCNFPGGEGIDNFWNVLLEGKNCVDDIPANRFDTKFWHDTDDNKAGKMITKQASLIEGFNEFDHKLFNISQTEANSMDPQQKLLLECTYKVFENAGMPMENISGSKTGVFIGLMNRDFEGISNSVANKITHYNGTGSAMSIAANRISFAFNLTGPSLAIDTACSSSLVALHYAAQAIKQGDCEMAVCGGVSCIIEPRVNVALSKAKMISPDGMSKPFSNKANGYGRGEGCGILLLKPLAKAQKDHDHIWGVIVRSAINQDGRTVTPITRPSQKQQEELLRSIYPRSVDPSQIQYMEAHGTGTPAGDPTEAASISSVIAQSRHTDFPPLTMGSVKGNIGHTESAAGAAGLIKVLLMMHHGKIVPSLHYSKENSSINAKALNLQIPTTVMNWEGNGEKGKMAGINSFGFGGTNAHVVVRHFEQDSGQNSVQKPLEIFVLSAVSQNSVRMMIKDTSNQIRESEDIILHNLAYTSACRRSHKNYRYRKAFIAPSLDHLQQQLRSAVDSEVAQTKADVKLIFVFCGNGVLYQGMCKQLLQIEPRFRAQINEIDRIIQQYTDIDLMELIENDCDDFTKPDIAQPILFGIQVAIVTLLKFWGIEPDIIIGHSVGEVAAVYCAGILSLQDAVKVLYHRSALQSTVTGGKMLVVSNLPVKKVSDKLDSYSGRLCIAAFNSPSSCTVSGDADAIDRLYTDLHSSFGDKNVFLHLLDVPAAYHSHLMEPILNQVEESITNLQKHETKVKVISTVTGKLVAGNDCVTGKYWSRNIEKPVLFEQAIRAAVAEVNDAVFIEIGPRRALQRYIKEIVGNGAQVFPALQPQRDYETLLSVLSGLFQMGYNPNWQNIFEECEIVPTLYPCYKFDRTKLSIDFEDFRHGDKNVSSITHPLLSSSSRDGKEYSYNLTLTKAPYLLEHKNNGVPILPGSMHVELALASTLESIKPKIPLRLCQLSISFLKPYIVQPNSTELKVQLNRKDKVTEFTVMASAVSYAKGEVQQNMEYMVEENILSVDHILQRDNVRIRAENIYDNISNLGFQYSSVFRNLGDVFCSDELQEAITYVTVPDELVPQMHELCIHPVILDYYMQMAAILAMKMSNLRAGFPTSIGSLVVCQPMQQEMIIYMRTCKSAAEFFEVSGAFTDRKGTVIAELKNVRITFLGQGNSTVFNNMSYENIWEETDYLAKEVDSRSTPKSLVFADNIGIAKGLQKHLHRQSFYIPYQDPETLMDREVTHILRQYNVTDLNSFDEVLFLWGMKNITNRNSKEVVDHVSSCCEVYRQILQLVQGEKSSKSVRTITYRTSENAVDQITAGFALWGMTRSCLVELQEIAFQLIDICSTNEADIAVLANVISLPHTYPEVMIRLGKVHVSYIKRAATINSNNIFSVVPYSGYENVVFQTMNPYKVVDFHAKPQEWKMIEPVKQTAYVKIDAMCIHSSDYFPVSVSAMNFGQTLYWNTTATKGHELIALDFSGTVTAVSKDVKSCKVGDHVVICYPVAAFSTVSVPATVCFQSSKIPFLKQTPCVSYFILAWEIFHNILPPLKHHRCLSILSSSPESCLTKVLSLTAESLGWKVQVQTEPGDFSQAYPHSDALLFLPPVNAALVTRVVSNSSAGYVVVLFDNNQAFEACENILGYEKENVQIHFLKVTNILKKCYLKKSADDVYKWMRSLRLQSKQLDFPTISFHSVTCDVGEFGEDSYFTCKAVSVVDLNTNTLNDEISEIPVYHSHKQLFHRDAAYIVTGGLSGLGFETVSFIAKHGGGYVIILSRSIPTTEKQEEFKELWKQFGTTVLSITCDISNLSNVELAISRFLHSFPKIPIKGVFHSAVVLHDALMQALNKSLFDKVLGPKIAGVLNLHSTTKSFPLDYFVCYSSVASFIGNSAQANYSAANSFLDIFVHYRRTQGLVGQSINWGALNLGLLLNKDSIQRFLESKGIMILEISEINQCLEQSLVQNNPQLAICKFNFSSLNANVSQNPAIKARFYSLMKDEISKSQINPMAELPNNSQKTPEEYVIELLSEVSNADPTEFTKETYLSSFGLDSMLSMTVQNRIYQEKNINLPLVTFLDPNTTVGTVVTVLEEHSSS